The following are from one region of the Chiloscyllium punctatum isolate Juve2018m chromosome 46, sChiPun1.3, whole genome shotgun sequence genome:
- the mri1 gene encoding methylthioribose-1-phosphate isomerase, producing the protein MSLEAVRYRRGSLHILNQRLLPERSVYQEIPGVEAAWRAIREMQVRGAPAIAIVGCLSLAVELDRREEGAAKDDLVTFALESLAYLVTSRPTAVNMARAARDLSDFVSHEAERPDSTAESFKESLIVRCEAMLEKDIRDNKSIGDHGAKHIISRANTDKVVILTHCNTGSLATAGYGTALGVIRSLWAMGRLEHVYCTETRPYNQGARLTAYELVHDKIPATLIADSMVSMAMKEKRISAVVVGADRVVANGDTANKIGTYQVAIAALHHRIPFYVAAPSSSCDLTLDSGEQIVIEERPGKELTDFNGTRVAAPGIGVWNPAFDITPHSLITAGIITEFGVHDPRKLQKALADKMQTGT; encoded by the exons ATGAGCCTGGAGGCGGTCAGGTACCGGCGGGGCAGCCTGCACATCCTCAACCAGAGGCTGCTGCCGGAGCGCAGCGTCTACCAGGAGATCCCCGGCGTGGAAGCTGCATGGAGGGCCATTAGAGAAATGCAG GTGAGGGGTGCCCCTGCCATCGCAATTGTGGGCTGCCTCAGCCTGGCCGTGGAACTTGACCGGAGAGAGGAGGGAGCCGCGAAGGACGACCTGGTGACCTTTGCCCTGGAGTCGCTGGCATACCTGGTGACCTCCAGGCCCACGGCGGTGAACATGGCCCGGGCAGCGCGGGATCTCTCTGACTTTGTGTCACATGAGGCCGAGCGGCCGGACTCCACAGCGGAGAGCTTCAAAGAAAG TCTGATTGTCAGATGCGAGGCCATGTTGGAGAAGGACATCCGGGACAATAAAAGTATTGGAGACCACGGGGCGAAACACATCATCTCCAGGGCGAACACAGACAAAGTAGTTATCCTCACGCATTGTAACACCGGCTCACTAGCAACTGCAGGATATGGTACAGCACTGG GTGTAATCCGCTCGCTGTGGGCCATGGGTCGTCTGGAACACGTTTACTGTACAGAGACTCGGCCATACAACCAGGGGGCCAGGCTCACAGCCTACGAACTGGTGCATGACAAGATCCCAGCCACGCTCATCGCCGACAGTATGGTCTCCATGGCGATGAAGGAGAAAAGGATATCAG CCGTGGTGGTGGGGGCCGATCGGGTGGTGGCCAATGGCGACACAGCCAACAAGATCGGGACCTACCAGGTGGCCATTGCCGCTCTGCACCACCGCATCCCTTTCTACGTGGCAGCCCCGAGCTCATCATGTGACCTGACGCTGGACAGCGGGGAGCAGATCGTCATCGAGGAACGGCCTGGCAAAGAGCTGACGGACTTCAATGGGACCCGTGTTGCTGCGCCAG GTATCGGCGTGTGGAATCCCGCGTTTGACATTACGCCTCACAGCCTCATCACGGCGGGAATCATCACGGAGTTTGGGGTTCACGATCCCAGAAAACTTCAGAAAGCACTGGCTGACAAAATGCAGACTGGGACATGA